In one window of Brassica rapa cultivar Chiifu-401-42 chromosome A07, CAAS_Brap_v3.01, whole genome shotgun sequence DNA:
- the LOC103832490 gene encoding auxin-responsive protein IAA15: MSPEEYVRESGDLRGTELTLALPGTSIIASDGRQKSRNKRSFIETVDLKLGERHVNNSIACNNFDRLVGWPPVRMVRARKYVKVAVDGAAYLRKVDLQMYNCYDQLFAALESMFQGVVTICKVTTELERNGEFMATYEDKDGDWMLVGDVPWMMFVESCKRMRLMKAADAMGLVLPS, encoded by the exons ATGTCGCCGGAGGAATACGTTAGGGAATCCGGTGATCTTCGAGGAACTGAGCTTACCCTTGCTCTACCGGGAACTTCAATAATAGCATCGGATGGCCGACAAAAGTCCAGAAACAAGCGTAGCTTCATCGAGACCGTTGATTTGAAACTCGGGGAAAGACACGTGAACAATTCTATAGCATGCAACAATTT CGACCGCTTGGTGGGGTGGCCGCCGGTGAGGATGGTAAGGGCGAGGAAGTACGTGAAAGTGGCGGTGGATGGTGCGGCCTATCTCAGAAAAGTCGATCTTCAGATGTACAATTGCTACGATCAACTTTTTGCCGCTCTAGAAAGCATGTTTCAGGGTGTAGTAACAATAT GTAAGGTGACGACGGAGCTGGAGAGGAACGGAGAGTTTATGGCAACTTACGAGGATAAGGACGGTGACTGGATGTTAGTCGGAGATGTCCCGTGGAT GATGTTTGTGGAGTCTTGCAAACGTATGCGGTTGATGAAAGCCGCGGATGCTATGGGGTTAG TACTTCCAAGCTAA